GTTTTTTGCCTTACGATGATGGTACCATTTTTAAAGAAATTACCCCGGAAGGCTATGTTGAAGGGCCATTCATGTTTATTCGAAATGGGAAATATTATTTCATGTGGTCCGAAGGGGGGTGGGGAGGTCCCGATTACCGGGTGGCTTATGCTATTGCTGATTCTCCTTTTGGACCTTTTAAGCGGATTGGAGTGGTGCTTAAGCAGGATGCTGAAGTGGCGACAGGAGCTGGTCATCATTCCCTGATCAAGGTTCCAGGTCAAGATGAGTGGTATATCGTTTACCATCGCAGGCCACTGGGTGAAACAGATGCCAATCATCGGGTGACTTGTATGGAGCACTTGCATTTTGATGATAATGGATTTATCAAGCCAGTGAAAATAACCTATAAAGGAGTTGTTGAAATGAATTTGGAAAATTGTGACGCTAATTGAAAATTCATTTTTTTAGAGTTTCAATCTAGTTCAAAGAAATAAGTTATAGGTTGGAATAAATCTGAACTCATTTTGATGAAAAATTTCACACTGCAATTGTTGTATGAGTTGACTAATTCAATTAGCTCACCATAAAAAATGGCTTTGTTTTCGGAGACTTGGCGCGCGAAACAATGAGCTAAAAGCTTAAATGGCTTGTTTGATCAAGCTTCTGTGGTTGAATTATTTGCACGTATTTCACCATTGAAAAAATTAACAAAATTACTAGACAAATTAAAAAAATGAAAAAGCAATGTATCACATCAGTACTGTTCTTGTTTGTGTCTGTCCAACTTTTAGCGTCATCGGGTTGGCTTGACTATGTAGATCCCAATATTGGAACAACTCATAGCCGTTGGTTTTTTTATACTCCCGGGGCTGTGCCATTTGGAATGGCCAAAATGGGGCCTTCAACAAACGGGAGCTATGGAAATCTTAACGGTTGGGAAGCTGTTGGGTATGAAGACCAACACAACTCGATCGAAGGTTTTGCCTGCTTTCATGAATTTCAGGTTGGCGGTATTCTATTGCAACCAATAATCGGTGAATTAAAAACTAAACCGGGAACATTAGAAAATCCGGCCGAGGGTTTTCGCTCGGTTTTCGATAAAAAAGACGAAAAAGCAACAGCGGGATATTACTCTGTTTTATTGAAAGACTATCAGGTGAAGGTTGAATTGACTGCCACCAAGCGGGTGGGCTTTCAACGTTACACTTTCCCAAAAAGCGACGATGCCCGAATTTTGTTTGACGTGGGTAACCAGCTGGGCGAAAGTGGAAAAATAATTGATGCCTACGTTGAAATGGTCGATAAAAACACGGTTCAAGGTTATGTTGTAACGAAACCTGAGTATGTGAAAAAATATCAACCTGAGGCTGAAGTGAAAATGTTTTTCTATGCTGAAATCGATAAGAAGGCTGAATCATGCAATACATTTTTGCGGGGTGGTGAAATCAGCAAAGAGAGCAAAATCCAAGGGGTTGGCGCTTGTCTGGCTTTAAATTTTCAGACCAAAACAAATGAACCGATTACCGTTAAAATTGGACAATCCTATACTTCGATAAAAAATGCTAAACTGAACCTGGAAACAGAAGCCAAAGACTTGAACTTTGACAAGGCAAAAAAACAAGCATCTGCTGTTTGGAACGAATATCTTAATCGGATTCATGTGGAAGGCGGAACAGAAGCTGAAAAAACGAAATTCTATACCGGGCTTTACCATGCCCTATTAGGACGTGGGGTAGCAAGTGATGTCAATGGCGCTTATCCGATGAACAATGGCGAAATTGGTCATATTGAACTGGATGAAAAGGGAACCCCAACGTTTAACTATTACAATACAGATGCCATTTGGGGCGCATTTTGGAATTTAACCCAGTTGTGGTCAATTGCTTATCCTGAGTATTATTCAGATTGGGTGAAAAGCCAGTTGCTAGTGTACAAAGAAACAGGATGGCTTGGAGATGGAATGGCCAACAGTAAGTATGTTTCCGGAGTTGGTACAAACTTTACCGGGCTGGCGATTGCCGCTGCTTACAACTGCGGTATTCGGGATTTTGACGTGGAATTAGGCTACGAAGCAGTTCTGAAAAATGAATTGGAATGGCGCAACCGCCTCGAAGGTGCAGGCAAGGTAGATGTTGGACAATTTGTTGAAAAGGGATATGTACCCTATATTGATAACATTGGTTATGGCACAATCGCAATCGGTTCCGGTTTCGCTGCCTCCCATACGCTGGAGTATTCATTTAGTAGTTTTGCTGCGGCACAGTTTGCCAAGTTATTACACAAAGATGCTGATTACCGGCAGTTGTCAGAATTGGCAAAAGGATGGAAACTATTATACGACCCGGAAACAAAGCTGATTCGTCCAAAAACCGGCGACGGAGAGTTCATAAAGAATTTTGATCCTTTGGCTCCCTGGGTTGGCTTTCAGGAAGGAAATGCAGTTCAATATACCTTTTATGTGCCGCATGATATTGAAGAATTGGTCGAGAGTGTAGGGCATGATGTGTTTAACACGAGACTTGACAGTATCTTTATCATTTCGAAACCCAATGGTTTTGGAGGTGGAAAAACGGTACATGCCTTTGCCGGAGTCGGTACCCCATATAATCATGGTAATCAGCCCAACCTACACATCTCCTGGCTTTTTAATTTTTCTGGCAAACCTTATTTGTCACAAAAATGGGTACGGGAGATTCTGAACGACTTTTACGGGATTGATGGACTTCATGGATATGGATATGGACAGGATGAAGACCAGGGACAACTTGGAGCGTGGTATGTTATGTCGTCCATGGGCTTATTCGATGTAAAAGGACTCACCGAGATTAATCCGAAATTCCAGATAGGAAGTCCATTGTTTGACCGGATAACTATTCAACTGAATCGAGACTATTATACAGGACAAAAATTTGTTATTGAGACAAAAAATAATAGCGCCGACAATAGCTATATAGAAACGATAACTCTAAATGGGAAAAAACAGGATTCTATTCTAATCCCGTTTAGAGAAGTGGTCAATGGAGGAAAGCTGGTTATTGAGTTAAATTCTTCGCCTAATTTGAAGTTGGAGAAATAGTAAATAAAGTACCATTACTTTCCGGAACGTTCTGTGCCGGAAAAGGCATTATATACTTAAAACAATGGATTTGAAATCAAATTATAATAAACTCCCTTCTGTCAAAATTGATGGAGATGTAATTGTTGGATGGGAAAATATTGCATCAAAGTTTATAGCTAAGGAAGAAAAGAAAGTTATCGCAATTGAATGTTATCCTGGAGTCAATTTCGGGGAGGTCGAAAATGCGTTAACCCATGCTGATCTGTTCATCAACACAAATTCGTTGTTCAAGAGTGAGCAGAAAATACAAGAGCTTACTTTCCCTGAGGTTACTGATGATTCAATATTTGGATATATATCCCGATTACAACTAGCAGATTTTCTGGATCTTGATAAAGTAAATTCCGCAAAAGAGAAAATAAGTAATAAGACCGACGGAGTGATTGTTGTGTGTGGCCCGGGCGCCTTAATATGTGCCCCAAGCGCTGATGTAAGAGTTTATGCAGATTTGGCACGTTGGGAAATCCAGTTACGCATGCGGAAACATGAAGTGAATGGATTGGGGGTAAAAAACAGTAGTGAACCATTTAACCTTCAATACAAACGAGGCTTTTTTGTTGATTGGCGTGTTTGCGACAAGTTCAAGAAAAAGTGGATGCTCCAATGTGATTATCTATTGGACACCAATAAATGCGATCATCCGAAATTGGTTGAAATGAATTTGATTAATAGCGGGTTGTTGAAAGCTTCATCAGAACCTTTTCGGGTTGTTCCGTTTTTTGATCCTGGTCCTTGGGGTGGTCACTGGATGGAAAAAGTATGTGGTTTGGTAACGGACGGCAAGCCAAATCATGCCTGGTGTTTCGACTGTGTGCCCGAGGAAAACAGCTTGTTACTGGAGATCGGCGGTGAGATCGTTGAGATTCCGTCAATAGATCTCGTCTTTTTTCAGAGTCACAGATTGTTGGGCGATGAAGTTGAAGCCCGTTTTGGCCTGGAGTTTCCTATTCGTTTTGACTTTCTGGATACGATGGGAGGAGGAAATCTCAGTTTGCAGGTTCATCCGGATACGACCTACATCCAACAGAATTTTGGAATGAACTATACGCAGGACGAGAGTTATTATATGCTGGATGCAGAAGATGATGCCTGTGTTTTTTTGGGATTGAAGAAAGGAGTTAAGGCCGATGAGATGATTCGCGAGTTAAACGAAGCGCAGAATGGTAGCGTAGTGTTTGATACAGAGAAGTTTGTAAATACGTTTCCGGCGAAGAAACATGATCATTTTCTGATTCCTGCAGGAACAGTTCATTGCTCCGGGAAAAATTCCATGGTGCTGGAAATAAGTGCAACGCCATACATTTTCACTTTCAAGATTTGGGATTGGGGAAGATTGGGTTTAGATGGCAAACCTCGTCCTATCAATATTGGACATGCTGCAAATGTTATTGATTGGAGTCGGGATACCGACTTTGCACGGAACGAGCTGGTTAATCAAGTTGAACAGATTGGTGAAGGCGATGGTTGGATTGAGGAACGCACCGGGCTGCATAAACGAGAATTTATTGAAACCCGGAGACATTGGTTCTCGAAACAGGTCCTTCATCATACAAATGGCGGAGTTAATGTACTCAATCTTATAGAAGGAAAGGAAGCAATTGTTGAAAGTCCCCAAAATGAGTTTGAACCCTTTGTTGTACACTATGTTGAAACGTTTATTGTACCGGCATCTGTAGCGGAATATACCATCCGCCCATCTGGCGAAAGTCAGGGAAAAACCATTGGAACTATTAAAGCTTTCGTAAGAAATAATGCCTAATGCTTTAGATCATGAAATACTCTAAGGATAAAAGAATTGTAGCAACACTGGATGCCGGAGGTACTAATTTCGTTTTTTCAGCTATCCAGGGGAATACAGGGGTTGTTAAGCCAATCCGACATGAGACTAGCCCAAATAATCTTGAAAAGTGCTTAAACACAATTAAAGAAGGTTTTCATAGCGTGTTTGCTAAACTGGAGAAATTACCGGTTGCAATAAGTTTTGCGTTTCCGGGGCCTGCGGATTATCTAAATGGCATTATCGGTGACCTGCCAAACTTTCCATCATTTAGAGGTGGGGTAGCCCTTGGTGCCATGTTAGAGAAAGAGTTCAATGTTCCGGTTTTTATCAATAACGATGGGAGCCTTTTTGCATACGGAGAAGCATTGGCGGGTCGTTTACCGGAAGTCAACCAGAAATTGATTGAAAGTGGCAGTATAAAACAGTTTAAAAATTTAATGGGAGTTACGCTTGGTACCGGATTTGGTGGAGGTGTAGTTATTGATAAACGATTGCTGGTTGGAGATAATGGGTGTGGCGGAGACGTTTGGGTATTCCGAAATAAGAAGTACAACGAATGTATTGTCGAGGAAAGTGTTAGTATTCGCGCAGTCAAAAGAGTTTACAGTGAGCTTTCCGGTGATACAAAATCACTGTCACCTGAGGATATTTTCCTGATAGCCGAAGGACAAAAAGAAGGAAATAAAGAGGCCGCTATTCATTCGTTTCGTGAACTTGGAGAAATGGCAGGAGATGCTATTGGACAGGCAAACACACTTATTGATGGTCTGATCGTAATTGGAGGTGGACTTTCTGGAGCCGGAAAGTACATTGCTCCTGCTCTTGTTGACGAACTTAATAGTTCGATCATGATGCTTGATGGACAGAAATTTCCAAGATCACAAACCAGAGCCTATGATTTGACTGACTCAGTGCAATTCGAAATGTTTTTAAAAGGATCTTCAAAGGAAATAGTAGTTCCGGGTACATCTAAGACTGTAACATACGATGCGGAGAAGAAAACAGGGGTGATCATTTCAGCGATTGGAGCCAGTAAGGCGATCGCTTTAGGTGCTTACGCGTTTGCCCTTAATCAAATTGATAATCAGAACTAAAATGAAAAAGAGTAATTCAAGATTAAGCATTCTTCCGGTATTGTTTGGATTCTTTGTGATGGGATTTTGTGATGTGGTTGGAATCACGTCTGCACATGTTAAAGAGGACTTATTGGGTGCTTACAGCCCGGAGTTTCGGGACACTTTGTCGAACATGATTCCGGTGGCTCTTTTTTCCATGTTCCTCCTGTTTTCAATTCCAACTGGAGTTTTGATGAATAGGATTGGCCGGAAGAAAACTGTTATTTTGAGTAACGTTATTACCATTATAGCGATGTTTATTCCGCTGATTGAATACACCTTTTTTATGTCCTTGGTGGCTTTTGCTTTGTTGGGTATCGCCAACACGATTTTGCAGGTTTCGCTCAACCCATTGTTGACCAATGTGGTGAAAAATGATAAGTTGCTCACCAGTAGTTTAACAGCCGGACAATTTGTTAAAGCCATTTCATCGTTTAGTGCACCCTTTATTGCTGCTTTTGCCGCCATGCAGTTTGGAAATTGGCAATATATTTTCCCTATTTATGCGGTCGTTACATTGCTGTCGACCATTTGGTTGATGGCTACTCCAATTGAAGAAGAACCAATGGTGAACAAAGCAACCTCGTTTGGTAGTGTGGTTGCCATTCTAAAAGATAAAACCATCCTGTTGCTTTTCCTTGGTATATTATTCGTGGTTGGCGTTGATGTTGGAGTGAATACCGCTGCCACCAAAATATTGATGGAACGTGCCGGCCTTGATTCAATTCAGGCTGGTTACGGGCCGAGCGTTTATTTTGCCCTACGTACTTTAGGAACCTTTTTAGGTGCTTTTTTTCTGGCTCGGTTTTCATCATCCAAATTTTTTCAGGTAAATATTGTGCTTGCTGTGGCTGCGTTGGTAGTTTTGATTTTTGCCGGAGATAAATTCCTAATCTTTGGACTGTACGGTGTCATTGGTTTTACCATTGCCAACGTTTTTCCAATCATCTTCGGAATGGCAATTCAGAAGCGACCCGATAAGGCGAATGAAATTTCAGGATTGATGATCACTGGCGTATTTGGTGGGGCAGTGCTTCCATTTTTTATGGGTATCACATCCGACCTGATCGGTTCACAGATTGGTTCTGTCTTGGTGATTCTTGCAGGAGCCTTATACTTGTCATACGCTGCTTTCTCAATAAAAACTGAAATGGGAAATTAGTAGCAGATGAGGAGCTTGAAAACTTCAGTTAGAGTAGCATTTACAACCATCGTGTTGAATGCTATCCTAACTGATCATGAATAAACGATGACAACAATTCTAATCTTTACTGCCTATCTTCTTATTGGCTCAAGCAAAAGTGTATCATGTTTCAGAAGTCGAGCAGACACCGTCAGCCCTGTTTGATAACCTTTCCGTACACACCGCAAATCCTTCGCTAGTCCTTTTAGTGGTAGAACGAACTTCTGTCTCCTATTCTTCCTCCACCGTCGTTCACTCGATTCACTGCATTTTCCACTGCTTATTTACAGTGGTTTCATCAATTTCTGAATCTAGCTAGAGGTAATTTAGAAACTTTAATATGGCTAAAGCGAAATTCCTGCATCCGCTTTTTTGAAAAAGCTGAAATGAACACTGCCGTACTTGCGGGTTTCAACTAACTCCTTGAAACTTGAAAAATCATAATACTTGGAGTGTTCCAGAATAAAAAGCCCATCATCTTTGAGTAAATTATTTTTCAGAATTAACTCAGGAACTTCGTTGAATTTGGTATGATCATATGGCGGATCTGCAAAAATTAGATCAAACTGATCAACGGTTTGTTCACAAAACTTAAAAGCATTTCCCTTAATGGCCCGAATTTCTTTTTTAGCACCCAGTTTTTGGATCACTGAGCGTATAAATTCATGGTGCTGATAGTCCAGTTCTACTGTCGTTACATCGGCACACCCACGAGAAAAAAACTCAAAAGAAATACTCCCTGTGCCTGAAAAAAGGTCAAGTACTTTTAGCTCTTCAAAGTCGACTCTGTTTGTCAGGATGTTAAACAAGCTTTCTTTTGC
The DNA window shown above is from uncultured Sunxiuqinia sp. and carries:
- a CDS encoding ROK family protein; this translates as MKYSKDKRIVATLDAGGTNFVFSAIQGNTGVVKPIRHETSPNNLEKCLNTIKEGFHSVFAKLEKLPVAISFAFPGPADYLNGIIGDLPNFPSFRGGVALGAMLEKEFNVPVFINNDGSLFAYGEALAGRLPEVNQKLIESGSIKQFKNLMGVTLGTGFGGGVVIDKRLLVGDNGCGGDVWVFRNKKYNECIVEESVSIRAVKRVYSELSGDTKSLSPEDIFLIAEGQKEGNKEAAIHSFRELGEMAGDAIGQANTLIDGLIVIGGGLSGAGKYIAPALVDELNSSIMMLDGQKFPRSQTRAYDLTDSVQFEMFLKGSSKEIVVPGTSKTVTYDAEKKTGVIISAIGASKAIALGAYAFALNQIDNQN
- a CDS encoding GH92 family glycosyl hydrolase yields the protein MKKQCITSVLFLFVSVQLLASSGWLDYVDPNIGTTHSRWFFYTPGAVPFGMAKMGPSTNGSYGNLNGWEAVGYEDQHNSIEGFACFHEFQVGGILLQPIIGELKTKPGTLENPAEGFRSVFDKKDEKATAGYYSVLLKDYQVKVELTATKRVGFQRYTFPKSDDARILFDVGNQLGESGKIIDAYVEMVDKNTVQGYVVTKPEYVKKYQPEAEVKMFFYAEIDKKAESCNTFLRGGEISKESKIQGVGACLALNFQTKTNEPITVKIGQSYTSIKNAKLNLETEAKDLNFDKAKKQASAVWNEYLNRIHVEGGTEAEKTKFYTGLYHALLGRGVASDVNGAYPMNNGEIGHIELDEKGTPTFNYYNTDAIWGAFWNLTQLWSIAYPEYYSDWVKSQLLVYKETGWLGDGMANSKYVSGVGTNFTGLAIAAAYNCGIRDFDVELGYEAVLKNELEWRNRLEGAGKVDVGQFVEKGYVPYIDNIGYGTIAIGSGFAASHTLEYSFSSFAAAQFAKLLHKDADYRQLSELAKGWKLLYDPETKLIRPKTGDGEFIKNFDPLAPWVGFQEGNAVQYTFYVPHDIEELVESVGHDVFNTRLDSIFIISKPNGFGGGKTVHAFAGVGTPYNHGNQPNLHISWLFNFSGKPYLSQKWVREILNDFYGIDGLHGYGYGQDEDQGQLGAWYVMSSMGLFDVKGLTEINPKFQIGSPLFDRITIQLNRDYYTGQKFVIETKNNSADNSYIETITLNGKKQDSILIPFREVVNGGKLVIELNSSPNLKLEK
- the rsmD gene encoding 16S rRNA (guanine(966)-N(2))-methyltransferase RsmD, which gives rise to MRIVGGTHRGRQFSPGKSFKARPTTDRAKESLFNILTNRVDFEELKVLDLFSGTGSISFEFFSRGCADVTTVELDYQHHEFIRSVIQKLGAKKEIRAIKGNAFKFCEQTVDQFDLIFADPPYDHTKFNEVPELILKNNLLKDDGLFILEHSKYYDFSSFKELVETRKYGSVHFSFFKKADAGISL
- a CDS encoding class I mannose-6-phosphate isomerase; protein product: MDLKSNYNKLPSVKIDGDVIVGWENIASKFIAKEEKKVIAIECYPGVNFGEVENALTHADLFINTNSLFKSEQKIQELTFPEVTDDSIFGYISRLQLADFLDLDKVNSAKEKISNKTDGVIVVCGPGALICAPSADVRVYADLARWEIQLRMRKHEVNGLGVKNSSEPFNLQYKRGFFVDWRVCDKFKKKWMLQCDYLLDTNKCDHPKLVEMNLINSGLLKASSEPFRVVPFFDPGPWGGHWMEKVCGLVTDGKPNHAWCFDCVPEENSLLLEIGGEIVEIPSIDLVFFQSHRLLGDEVEARFGLEFPIRFDFLDTMGGGNLSLQVHPDTTYIQQNFGMNYTQDESYYMLDAEDDACVFLGLKKGVKADEMIRELNEAQNGSVVFDTEKFVNTFPAKKHDHFLIPAGTVHCSGKNSMVLEISATPYIFTFKIWDWGRLGLDGKPRPINIGHAANVIDWSRDTDFARNELVNQVEQIGEGDGWIEERTGLHKREFIETRRHWFSKQVLHHTNGGVNVLNLIEGKEAIVESPQNEFEPFVVHYVETFIVPASVAEYTIRPSGESQGKTIGTIKAFVRNNA
- a CDS encoding MFS transporter; translated protein: MKKSNSRLSILPVLFGFFVMGFCDVVGITSAHVKEDLLGAYSPEFRDTLSNMIPVALFSMFLLFSIPTGVLMNRIGRKKTVILSNVITIIAMFIPLIEYTFFMSLVAFALLGIANTILQVSLNPLLTNVVKNDKLLTSSLTAGQFVKAISSFSAPFIAAFAAMQFGNWQYIFPIYAVVTLLSTIWLMATPIEEEPMVNKATSFGSVVAILKDKTILLLFLGILFVVGVDVGVNTAATKILMERAGLDSIQAGYGPSVYFALRTLGTFLGAFFLARFSSSKFFQVNIVLAVAALVVLIFAGDKFLIFGLYGVIGFTIANVFPIIFGMAIQKRPDKANEISGLMITGVFGGAVLPFFMGITSDLIGSQIGSVLVILAGALYLSYAAFSIKTEMGN